Proteins from one Pseudomonas grandcourensis genomic window:
- a CDS encoding acyl-CoA dehydrogenase, whose product MSETLLSSRNLAFELYEVLDAEGLTQRERFAEHNRETFDAAIGTARSIAEKFFAPHNRKGDENEPRYENGQAILIPEVKPAVDAFLEAGFLNAARSFDAGGMQLPTLLSQACFAHFQSANAASTSYPFLTMGAANLIESFGTEEQKRRFLQPMIDGRFFGTMALTEPHAGSSLSDIRTRAEPASDGTYRLKGNKIFISGGDHPLSENIVHMVLAKLPDAPAGVKGISLFIVPKFLVNDDGSLGQRNDVLLAGLFHKMGWRGTTSTALNFGDNGECVGYLVGKPHQGLSYMFQMMNEARIGVGMGAVMLGYAGYLYSLEYARERPQGRVPDSKDPNTAPVAIIQHADVKRMLLTQKAYVEGSFDLGLYAARLFDDTTTLATEAERKQAHELLDLLTPIVKSWPSEFCLKANELAIQILGGHGYTREYPVEQYYRDNRLNPIHEGTHGIQSLDLLGRKLAQNGGAGLKQLIRLIADTGERAQAFDSLTPLREPLEKLVARLQTVTIGLLTDLAQGKVNSSLANSALYLKVFGHTVIGWRWLEQAIRAEEGLAKGNAADVAFYKGKLQAARYFLTWEVPGCHHELAILEARDDVCLTMQDEWF is encoded by the coding sequence ATGTCCGAGACGTTGCTCAGTTCCCGCAATCTGGCTTTCGAGCTGTATGAAGTCCTCGATGCCGAGGGCCTGACCCAGCGTGAGCGTTTCGCCGAGCACAACCGCGAAACCTTCGATGCAGCCATCGGCACCGCCCGCAGCATCGCCGAGAAGTTCTTCGCCCCGCACAACCGCAAGGGCGACGAGAACGAGCCGCGCTATGAGAACGGTCAGGCGATTCTGATTCCGGAAGTGAAACCGGCGGTGGATGCCTTCCTGGAGGCGGGTTTCCTCAATGCCGCGCGCAGTTTCGACGCTGGCGGCATGCAGCTTCCTACCTTGCTTTCCCAGGCCTGCTTCGCGCACTTTCAATCGGCAAACGCGGCTTCGACGTCATACCCGTTCCTGACCATGGGCGCGGCCAACCTGATCGAAAGCTTCGGCACCGAAGAACAGAAGCGCCGCTTCCTGCAACCGATGATCGACGGCCGTTTCTTCGGCACCATGGCCTTGACCGAACCCCACGCCGGCTCGTCGCTGTCGGATATTCGTACCCGCGCGGAACCTGCGTCCGACGGCACTTATCGCCTCAAGGGCAACAAGATCTTCATCTCCGGCGGCGATCACCCACTGTCGGAAAACATCGTGCACATGGTGCTGGCCAAGCTGCCGGACGCACCGGCCGGGGTGAAGGGTATTTCGCTGTTCATCGTGCCCAAGTTCCTGGTCAACGACGATGGCAGCCTCGGCCAACGCAACGATGTGTTGCTGGCCGGGCTGTTCCACAAGATGGGCTGGCGTGGCACCACCTCCACCGCGCTGAATTTCGGCGATAACGGCGAGTGCGTCGGCTATCTGGTGGGCAAGCCGCACCAGGGCTTGAGCTACATGTTCCAGATGATGAACGAGGCACGGATCGGCGTCGGCATGGGCGCGGTAATGCTCGGTTACGCCGGCTATCTGTACTCGCTGGAATACGCCCGCGAGCGCCCGCAGGGCCGCGTACCGGACAGCAAGGATCCGAACACCGCGCCAGTGGCAATCATTCAGCACGCCGACGTCAAACGCATGCTGCTGACACAAAAGGCTTACGTCGAAGGCTCATTTGACTTAGGTCTTTATGCGGCGCGGCTGTTCGATGACACCACCACCCTTGCAACCGAAGCCGAGCGCAAACAGGCCCATGAACTGCTGGATTTACTGACACCTATCGTCAAATCCTGGCCCTCGGAGTTCTGCCTGAAGGCCAACGAACTGGCGATCCAGATCCTTGGCGGCCACGGCTACACCCGCGAATACCCGGTGGAGCAGTACTACCGCGACAACCGCCTGAACCCGATCCACGAAGGCACCCACGGCATTCAATCGCTGGATTTGTTAGGCCGCAAACTGGCGCAGAACGGTGGCGCGGGACTCAAGCAACTGATCCGCCTGATCGCCGACACTGGCGAGCGTGCACAGGCGTTTGATTCGTTGACGCCGCTGCGTGAACCGCTGGAAAAACTGGTTGCCCGCTTGCAAACCGTGACCATCGGCCTGCTGACTGATCTGGCCCAAGGCAAGGTCAACAGCAGCCTGGCGAATTCGGCGTTGTACCTGAAGGTGTTCGGCCACACCGTCATTGGCTGGCGCTGGCTGGAGCAGGCGATCCGTGCCGAGGAAGGTTTGGCCAAGGGTAATGCGGCGGATGTGGCCTTCTATAAAGGCAAGCTGCAAGCGGCGCGCTACTTCCTGACCTGGGAAGTGCCGGGTTGCCACCATGAACTGGCGATTCTTGAGGCGCGGGATGATGTGTGCCTGACGATGCAGGATGAGTGGTTCTGA
- a CDS encoding methyl-accepting chemotaxis protein: MQFWRRSIQWQLILSMGTALLVSILIVVGIYTLVVNRLAQSYLVEQALPSSIEAMRNDIERILVQPLTAAKDIASNSMVRDWLAGGEDSAQAGTFTTYLEGIRAEHKAFTAIIVGTASNHYFTEKGLDRTLSRSNPKDAWFYSFLDSNQPRTLNIDNDTATGELALFIDFKVEQAGKVVGVAGLGLSMKELSELIHNFSFGERGKVYLVRSDGLIQVHPEAQFSGKRTLAEQIGESGAQAVIGQKTATNSSFTRDGEDFLALSLPLRDLGWTLVAEVPQSQIYAEARRAMWMSSGIGLAVALVCLLLVVLLARGLVRPIRQVTAALVAIGSGGGDLTHRLDSSRADELGDLARGFNRFLDSQRDMIGEVLTTSERLRTAVGQVARVVDNTAERSGRQQEMTDMVATAVHEMGLTVQEIAQNAGNAAVASQTARDEAMQAREVVGGSIRHIESMSDEIGVAATAVGELAHQVASIDQVLAVIRGISEQTNLLALNAAIEAARAGDMGRGFAVVADEVRTLARRTQSSTDEIQQMIGSLKQGAENAVSSMHSGQAATGTGVESSQRTGASLTAITGQVERISDMNHQVATATEEQSAVTEEINRNVQGISDLARATAGEVRACRDDCQTLQRLADDLARQVGGFKLS; encoded by the coding sequence ATGCAGTTCTGGCGACGCAGTATTCAATGGCAGTTGATCCTGAGCATGGGCACCGCTCTGCTCGTCAGTATCCTGATCGTGGTTGGCATTTATACCCTGGTGGTCAACCGCCTCGCCCAGAGCTATCTGGTCGAGCAAGCCTTGCCGTCGAGCATCGAAGCGATGCGCAACGACATCGAGCGGATCCTCGTTCAACCCCTCACCGCCGCCAAGGACATCGCCAGCAACAGCATGGTGCGCGACTGGTTGGCCGGGGGTGAAGACAGTGCTCAGGCCGGCACCTTTACTACCTATCTCGAAGGCATCCGCGCCGAGCACAAGGCCTTTACCGCGATTATTGTCGGCACCGCGTCCAACCATTACTTCACCGAAAAAGGCCTGGACCGGACCCTCAGTCGTTCCAATCCGAAAGACGCCTGGTTCTACTCGTTCCTCGACAGCAACCAGCCGCGCACCCTCAATATCGATAACGACACGGCCACCGGAGAATTGGCGCTGTTCATCGACTTCAAAGTCGAGCAGGCCGGCAAAGTCGTGGGCGTTGCCGGGCTTGGGCTGAGCATGAAAGAGCTGTCTGAGCTGATCCACAACTTCAGCTTCGGAGAGCGCGGCAAGGTCTATCTCGTGCGTTCTGACGGTTTGATCCAGGTTCACCCAGAGGCGCAATTCAGCGGCAAGCGTACGCTGGCTGAGCAGATTGGCGAGTCTGGGGCGCAAGCCGTCATTGGTCAAAAAACTGCCACAAACAGCAGCTTTACCCGCGACGGTGAAGATTTTCTAGCTTTGAGCTTGCCGCTGCGGGATTTGGGCTGGACCCTGGTGGCCGAAGTGCCGCAATCGCAGATCTACGCCGAAGCCCGCCGCGCCATGTGGATGAGCAGTGGCATCGGCCTGGCTGTGGCCCTGGTGTGCCTGTTGCTGGTGGTGTTGCTGGCCCGTGGTTTGGTGCGACCGATTCGTCAGGTAACAGCGGCATTGGTAGCAATCGGTAGCGGCGGTGGAGATTTGACCCACCGGTTAGATTCCAGTCGTGCCGATGAGCTGGGCGACCTGGCGCGCGGTTTCAATCGGTTCCTGGATAGCCAGCGCGACATGATCGGCGAAGTGCTGACCACCAGCGAACGCCTGCGCACCGCTGTCGGCCAGGTTGCACGGGTTGTGGATAACACCGCTGAGCGCTCCGGCCGACAACAGGAAATGACCGACATGGTCGCCACTGCTGTCCATGAAATGGGCCTGACCGTTCAGGAAATCGCCCAGAACGCCGGCAACGCAGCGGTCGCGTCGCAAACGGCTCGGGATGAGGCGATGCAGGCACGGGAAGTGGTGGGTGGCTCGATCCGCCATATCGAAAGCATGTCTGACGAAATCGGCGTCGCGGCCACGGCGGTGGGTGAGCTGGCCCATCAAGTGGCGTCTATCGATCAGGTGCTGGCGGTGATCCGCGGGATTTCCGAGCAGACCAACCTGTTGGCGCTCAACGCCGCTATCGAAGCGGCGCGGGCCGGGGATATGGGGCGCGGGTTTGCCGTGGTGGCCGATGAAGTGCGGACTTTGGCGCGGCGTACGCAGTCGTCAACCGATGAAATCCAGCAGATGATCGGCAGCCTCAAGCAGGGGGCGGAGAACGCGGTTTCATCCATGCATAGTGGACAAGCGGCAACCGGCACAGGCGTTGAATCGAGCCAGCGTACCGGGGCATCGTTGACCGCCATTACCGGGCAGGTCGAACGTATCAGTGACATGAACCATCAGGTGGCGACAGCGACCGAAGAGCAGTCGGCTGTGACTGAGGAAATCAACCGTAACGTGCAGGGGATTTCCGATCTGGCGCGGGCAACGGCGGGGGAGGTCAGGGCCTGTCGGGATGATTGCCAGACGTTGCAGCGGTTGGCGGATGATCTGGCGCGGCAGGTGGGTGGGTTCAAGCTGAGTTGA